A section of the Clostridium omnivorum genome encodes:
- a CDS encoding DUF4349 domain-containing protein: MKGKVVLGIALMLTLAFTGCAKKSDMGATQSANKSAITSETKMSNSGATGNGNANSDAAKSQYSVVEQKKIIQHCNLYIVADDLKKLSSELHSKSQQLGGYIESEELMEERSSAKIRIPAIKFDEFINFTESSYEVKNKNITTENVTDAYVDNDARLKNLRVQEEQVLNIMKKANTVDEVLKIQSELYKIRGEAEALEAKKKNWDKEVDYATITINIDKKNIVVDNKKSIIGGKDFFKASSKGFNNTLISLVLFIQKLLIFVISNIIPIAILAVLGFFGFKQYKKYNKSK; this comes from the coding sequence ATGAAAGGTAAGGTAGTTTTAGGTATTGCATTAATGCTTACACTAGCATTTACGGGGTGCGCAAAAAAATCTGATATGGGTGCAACTCAAAGTGCAAATAAGTCGGCAATCACAAGCGAAACGAAAATGAGCAATAGTGGAGCCACAGGTAATGGCAATGCTAATTCTGATGCTGCTAAAAGTCAGTATTCAGTTGTGGAGCAAAAGAAAATAATTCAGCATTGCAATCTATATATTGTTGCAGATGATCTAAAGAAGCTTTCTTCAGAGCTTCATAGTAAATCTCAGCAGCTAGGAGGATATATAGAGAGTGAGGAGCTAATGGAGGAGAGAAGTTCTGCAAAAATTAGGATACCTGCAATTAAATTCGATGAGTTTATTAATTTTACAGAAAGTAGTTATGAGGTGAAAAATAAAAACATAACTACCGAAAATGTTACAGATGCTTATGTGGATAATGATGCAAGGCTTAAGAATTTAAGAGTACAGGAAGAACAGGTTTTAAATATAATGAAAAAGGCTAATACAGTAGATGAGGTATTAAAAATTCAGTCTGAACTTTATAAAATTAGAGGAGAGGCCGAAGCACTAGAAGCAAAAAAGAAGAACTGGGATAAAGAAGTTGATTATGCTACAATAACTATAAATATTGATAAAAAGAACATTGTTGTAGACAATAAAAAGAGTATTATTGGAGGAAAGGACTTTTTTAAAGCCTCTTCAAAGGGATTTAACAATACTTTAATTTCTTTGGTACTATTTATTCAAAAGCTTTTAATCTTTGTAATATCTAATATTATACCGATAGCAATATTAGCAGTTTTAGGTTTCTTTGGATTTAAACAATATAAAAAGTATAATAAGAGTAAATAA
- a CDS encoding Nramp family divalent metal transporter: MRPLTLGANKLGIRFRNLLKFLGPAFIVSVAYIDPGNFATNISGGSTFNYNLVWVVLWSNLMAIFLQIMSAKLGIATGANLTQMCKRVFSKKLNWAFWIIAELAAMATTMAEFLGGALGFYLLFGIPLPIAGVFTAVITFLITYMQKYGQRVIEVIITILVAIISISYGIELFLAKPSWPSVALHTIIPSLPNGGAVLIAVGMLGATVMPHVIYLHSELVQSRNLKAASLEDKKRHLKMEKIDVAIAMNIAFIVNAAMVIVSASVFHSQGLIVNSIEEAHRSLEPLLGALSSGAFGIALLASGFSSSTVGAMAGETVMDGFVDIKIPVIIRRLLTMAPALIIICIGINPMKALVLSQVCLSFALPVAIIPMLIITSRKDLMGEFVNKPWVKVIGILITSIIVLLNAILLFLTFTGNV; this comes from the coding sequence GTGAGACCGCTAACCCTTGGAGCTAATAAATTAGGAATTAGATTTAGAAATTTATTAAAGTTTTTAGGCCCCGCTTTTATAGTTAGCGTTGCCTACATAGATCCCGGCAATTTTGCAACTAATATTAGTGGAGGTTCAACTTTTAATTATAATTTGGTATGGGTAGTACTTTGGAGTAACCTTATGGCAATTTTTTTACAGATAATGTCTGCTAAACTAGGCATAGCTACCGGTGCAAACCTAACTCAGATGTGCAAAAGAGTTTTTTCAAAAAAGCTTAATTGGGCCTTTTGGATTATCGCTGAGCTTGCAGCTATGGCTACTACTATGGCAGAATTTTTAGGTGGAGCACTAGGCTTTTATTTATTATTTGGAATCCCTCTTCCAATAGCTGGGGTTTTTACTGCAGTCATAACCTTCTTAATAACCTATATGCAAAAGTACGGTCAAAGGGTTATAGAGGTTATTATTACTATTTTAGTTGCAATAATTAGTATATCTTATGGAATCGAATTATTCTTAGCAAAGCCATCCTGGCCCTCTGTTGCACTTCATACTATAATTCCATCACTACCTAATGGGGGAGCCGTACTAATAGCAGTTGGAATGCTTGGTGCAACAGTAATGCCTCATGTTATTTATTTGCACTCAGAATTAGTTCAAAGTAGAAACCTTAAAGCTGCAAGCCTTGAAGATAAAAAAAGACATTTGAAGATGGAAAAAATAGATGTTGCAATTGCTATGAATATAGCCTTTATAGTAAATGCAGCAATGGTTATAGTGTCTGCCTCTGTTTTCCATAGTCAAGGCTTAATTGTGAATTCCATTGAAGAGGCACATCGATCCTTAGAGCCTCTTTTAGGCGCATTATCCAGCGGAGCTTTTGGAATAGCCTTACTAGCTTCCGGATTCTCTTCTTCTACAGTAGGTGCCATGGCTGGAGAAACAGTTATGGATGGGTTTGTAGACATTAAAATACCTGTAATAATTAGAAGATTGTTAACTATGGCACCAGCACTTATTATCATCTGTATTGGTATAAATCCAATGAAGGCATTAGTACTAAGTCAGGTATGCCTCAGCTTTGCCCTACCAGTAGCAATAATTCCTATGCTGATAATTACTAGTAGAAAAGATTTAATGGGAGAGTTTGTGAATAAACCTTGGGTTAAAGTTATTGGAATATTAATAACCTCAATAATAGTTTTACTAAATGCAATTCTTCTCTTTTTAACCTTTACTGGTAATGTATAA
- a CDS encoding DNA-3-methyladenine glycosylase, with protein sequence MRKLKRDFYVRDSVTVARELLGKYLVHEIDNTRIISKFVEVEAYMGPMDKAAHSYNNRRTERTEVMFGPGGFAYVFIIYGMYNCMNIVTAHIGQPQAVLIRAVEPIEQCEIMSQFRYKKPFSELNKTAVKGLTNGPGKLCDAMGITRAHNGLDLCGNELYILEDEKPERIEIVTSKRINIDYAEEAIDYPWRFYIKDNKYVSKK encoded by the coding sequence ATGAGAAAGCTTAAAAGAGATTTTTATGTTAGAGATAGTGTTACTGTGGCAAGGGAACTTTTAGGAAAGTATTTAGTTCATGAAATAGATAACACAAGAATTATATCCAAATTTGTAGAAGTTGAAGCTTATATGGGACCAATGGATAAGGCTGCTCATTCCTATAATAATAGGCGTACAGAAAGAACTGAAGTTATGTTTGGGCCTGGAGGATTTGCTTATGTGTTTATTATCTATGGGATGTATAATTGTATGAATATAGTAACTGCCCACATAGGCCAGCCGCAAGCAGTACTTATCCGGGCGGTTGAACCAATAGAGCAATGTGAAATTATGTCACAATTTAGATATAAAAAACCTTTTAGTGAACTTAATAAAACAGCCGTTAAAGGTCTTACCAATGGCCCTGGCAAGCTATGTGATGCAATGGGCATTACAAGAGCACATAATGGACTGGATCTTTGCGGAAATGAACTTTATATTCTAGAGGACGAAAAGCCAGAAAGGATTGAAATAGTTACTTCTAAAAGGATAAATATAGATTATGCTGAAGAGGCAATAGATTATCCATGGAGATTTTATATTAAAGACAATAAATATGTGTCGAAAAAATAA
- a CDS encoding alginate lyase family protein — MARKVERSIYDLIDLSIEGLEQVEKAVQSNMLDKAAKLLKEYYIFRRSPKLFLDDSEKQRLVNYSKENFIEDIKEVIRVSEEVSKNTFVFRFPWDMEKTNKPFTFKNKILWHHIPFEDEEWAFMLNRHRYWISLGQAYAVTGNEEYAKTFCKQLEGFIDSNPVDGKWSAITWRSIEAGIRCENWMKAFQYFKYSPYFTEQLLIKMLLCLYDHCEYLMSRYDNFRHISNWGVLENHGLFEASVFLSEFKESRAWREESLRRLKTCAELQVLNDGVHWEQSPMYHNEVLHCFMDVIILGEKNNVIIDKAIKDAARNMAYADLYMAKPNHHQPMLSDSDDTDIRDMLTEAAIIFKDGTLKFGAYKNIDFNSLWLFGTEGINKFEEIPISVPEVLSVPLESSGNYVMRSTFDEDAKYLLFDCGSIGGGHGHCDMLHFDIHAYGRDLISDIGRYTYVEGEPLREYFKSCKAHNTTIVDDIDFIKCKGSWGYEKVANAIEKLWISKENLDYVEGSHDGYIDLEDPVYPLRRILFVKPYYWLIIDSFQCKKEHSFSQYFHFTPGEVYLDSNKQCYTNFRAGGNVKIVPLKKDDVEARLQNGYYSKEYNHIEDNKVLCYKTVQSGFTSLINVVYPYKAGEDNNIIMGSIQVYDNLNNAVEKNIAEAIKIELPCNTEEHVIFIRHSCGIADNNGTYQTIYTLDNTKVSGEIVLIKKSNSSKEVIVIK, encoded by the coding sequence TTGGCTAGAAAAGTTGAAAGATCCATTTACGATTTAATTGATTTATCTATAGAGGGACTTGAACAAGTAGAAAAGGCTGTCCAAAGTAATATGCTTGATAAGGCAGCAAAGCTTCTTAAAGAGTACTATATCTTTAGAAGAAGCCCAAAGCTTTTCTTAGATGACAGTGAAAAACAGCGTCTAGTAAATTATTCAAAAGAGAATTTTATTGAAGATATAAAGGAAGTTATAAGAGTTTCAGAGGAAGTTTCAAAGAATACTTTTGTTTTTAGATTTCCTTGGGATATGGAAAAAACTAATAAGCCTTTTACCTTTAAAAATAAAATCCTGTGGCATCATATTCCTTTTGAGGATGAAGAATGGGCTTTTATGCTCAATAGACACAGGTATTGGATTTCACTCGGTCAAGCTTATGCTGTAACCGGCAATGAGGAATATGCAAAAACCTTTTGCAAGCAACTGGAAGGTTTTATAGACAGTAATCCTGTAGATGGAAAATGGTCAGCAATAACTTGGAGAAGCATAGAGGCTGGAATTAGGTGCGAAAATTGGATGAAGGCATTTCAATATTTTAAGTATAGTCCGTATTTTACTGAACAGCTTTTAATAAAGATGCTTTTATGTCTTTATGATCACTGTGAATATCTAATGAGTAGATATGATAACTTTAGACATATAAGCAACTGGGGGGTTCTAGAAAATCATGGTTTATTTGAAGCATCCGTATTTCTATCAGAATTTAAAGAGTCTAGGGCATGGAGAGAAGAAAGTTTAAGAAGATTAAAAACTTGTGCTGAACTTCAAGTATTAAATGATGGAGTGCATTGGGAACAATCACCTATGTATCATAATGAGGTACTGCACTGCTTCATGGACGTAATAATTTTGGGTGAAAAGAACAATGTTATTATAGATAAAGCTATAAAGGATGCTGCAAGAAATATGGCTTATGCAGATTTATACATGGCAAAGCCTAATCATCACCAGCCAATGCTAAGTGACAGCGATGATACTGATATAAGGGATATGCTTACTGAGGCAGCTATTATATTCAAAGACGGCACCTTGAAGTTTGGAGCATATAAGAATATAGATTTCAACAGTTTATGGTTATTTGGAACTGAAGGCATAAATAAATTTGAGGAAATACCCATCTCAGTGCCAGAGGTACTTTCCGTCCCTTTGGAAAGCTCAGGTAATTACGTAATGAGAAGCACCTTTGACGAAGATGCAAAATATCTACTATTTGATTGTGGCTCAATAGGTGGAGGACATGGGCATTGCGACATGCTTCATTTTGACATTCATGCCTATGGAAGGGATTTAATAAGCGATATAGGAAGATACACCTACGTCGAGGGTGAGCCACTAAGAGAGTATTTTAAAAGCTGTAAGGCACATAACACAACTATAGTTGATGATATAGATTTTATTAAATGCAAAGGAAGCTGGGGGTATGAAAAGGTAGCTAATGCTATAGAAAAGCTATGGATTAGCAAGGAAAACCTTGATTATGTAGAGGGAAGTCATGATGGATATATAGATTTAGAAGACCCAGTGTATCCATTAAGGAGAATTTTATTTGTAAAACCGTATTATTGGCTTATAATTGACAGCTTTCAGTGTAAAAAGGAGCATAGCTTTTCGCAGTACTTTCATTTTACTCCTGGGGAAGTATACCTAGATAGTAATAAGCAGTGTTATACAAACTTTAGAGCAGGCGGTAATGTGAAAATTGTACCACTAAAAAAGGATGATGTAGAAGCAAGGCTTCAAAATGGTTATTATTCTAAAGAATATAATCATATTGAAGACAATAAAGTACTATGCTATAAAACTGTGCAGAGTGGATTTACTTCATTAATTAATGTTGTATATCCATATAAGGCAGGAGAAGACAATAATATTATTATGGGAAGTATTCAGGTATATGACAATTTGAATAATGCTGTCGAAAAAAATATTGCCGAGGCAATAAAAATAGAACTTCCTTGTAATACTGAAGAACATGTAATATTTATTCGCCACAGCTGTGGAATAGCTGATAATAATGGCACTTACCAAACTATTTATACATTGGACAATACAAAGGTCAGTGGAGAGATAGTGCTTATAAAGAAAAGCAATAGTTCAAAAGAAGTTATTGTGATTAAATAA
- a CDS encoding sensor domain-containing protein has protein sequence MEANEKDKLGKEFKSLMGEEEFARIIVDNSNIFINVWTVNGILIKFNKYCQRITGFSEEEVLGTNWKGRIVSNEVCQDIDELFDMYKEGRVPPTIEGEILCKDGKHVKVLWNNSLIFDKNNNPRYGISLGIDITQTKDFEQRLGESYKELEKIYSENKKAEETIYKLAYYDVLTKLPNKTLAMKELDYNINEAKKKNTKVGLLSIDLDNFKDINDTLGHNFGDIILKQVADFIINLIPKDYTVARLGGDEFLIIAPNIKDAFELEQCALRLKAEFEKSFNLNSREVYITFSMGISIFPKDADDRQSLYKIADIAMYHAKRLGKNNYQFYIKELSDNIKYKLDLERDLREAIKREEFAVYYQPQFDIKQGKITGVEALIRWNHPKNGFLAPSEFIPIAEATGLIVPIGEWVLYMACLQHKEWTEKGYKDIRMSVNISARQFEQKNFIENLKEILEDTEMNPCFLEVEITESIALMDVEYTITILNQLQDMGIKVSLDDFGTGYSSLNYLKRLPIDTIKIDKSFLENIAIEKNDTILTKTVIELARNLKLYTIAEGVETVDQYKFLRDNSCDMVQGYLFSKPMPKDEIEKLFFSDFNI, from the coding sequence GTGGAGGCTAATGAGAAGGATAAGTTAGGAAAAGAATTTAAAAGTCTGATGGGAGAAGAAGAATTTGCTAGAATCATAGTAGACAATTCTAATATATTTATCAATGTTTGGACTGTTAATGGAATTCTTATTAAATTTAATAAATACTGTCAAAGAATAACTGGCTTTTCTGAAGAAGAGGTTTTAGGCACCAATTGGAAGGGTAGAATTGTTAGTAATGAAGTATGCCAGGATATAGATGAACTTTTTGATATGTACAAGGAAGGGAGGGTTCCTCCTACTATTGAGGGTGAAATTTTATGTAAGGATGGAAAGCATGTTAAGGTATTGTGGAATAACAGTTTAATTTTTGATAAAAATAATAACCCAAGGTACGGAATATCCCTAGGAATAGACATAACACAAACTAAAGACTTTGAACAAAGGCTGGGAGAGAGCTACAAAGAACTTGAAAAAATCTATAGTGAAAATAAAAAAGCAGAGGAAACCATCTATAAGCTGGCATATTATGATGTGCTAACTAAGCTTCCTAATAAGACCTTAGCTATGAAAGAGCTGGACTACAATATTAATGAAGCTAAAAAGAAAAATACGAAAGTGGGGCTATTGTCAATAGATTTAGATAATTTTAAAGACATAAATGATACCTTAGGGCATAATTTTGGAGACATAATACTAAAGCAGGTAGCAGATTTTATTATAAATTTAATTCCTAAAGATTACACTGTTGCTAGGCTTGGTGGTGATGAATTCCTGATAATAGCACCTAATATAAAAGATGCTTTTGAGTTAGAGCAATGTGCTTTAAGACTTAAGGCTGAATTTGAAAAGTCTTTTAATTTAAATTCAAGAGAAGTCTATATAACCTTTAGTATGGGGATATCCATATTTCCCAAAGATGCAGATGATAGACAAAGCCTTTATAAAATTGCAGATATAGCTATGTATCATGCAAAGAGACTGGGTAAGAATAACTATCAGTTTTATATAAAAGAGTTAAGTGATAATATTAAATATAAACTAGATTTGGAGAGAGATTTAAGGGAGGCTATAAAACGAGAGGAATTTGCAGTGTATTATCAGCCTCAATTTGATATAAAACAGGGAAAAATAACGGGAGTAGAAGCCTTAATTAGATGGAATCATCCTAAGAATGGATTTTTAGCACCTTCAGAGTTTATTCCTATAGCAGAGGCTACTGGACTTATAGTTCCAATTGGAGAATGGGTACTTTACATGGCTTGCCTTCAGCATAAAGAGTGGACTGAAAAGGGATATAAGGATATAAGAATGTCAGTAAATATATCTGCAAGACAGTTTGAACAAAAGAATTTTATAGAAAACCTGAAGGAAATACTAGAGGACACTGAAATGAACCCTTGTTTTTTAGAGGTAGAAATAACTGAGAGCATAGCATTAATGGATGTAGAATATACTATAACGATTTTAAACCAGCTTCAGGATATGGGAATAAAGGTTTCCCTTGATGATTTCGGTACAGGATATTCATCGCTTAATTACCTAAAAAGGCTTCCTATTGATACTATAAAGATAGATAAATCCTTTTTAGAGAATATAGCAATTGAAAAAAATGATACAATTTTGACTAAGACAGTAATAGAACTAGCAAGAAATCTTAAATTATATACTATTGCTGAGGGAGTTGAAACTGTTGATCAGTATAAATTTTTGAGAGATAATAGCTGTGATATGGTCCAAGGATATCTATTCAGCAAGCCTATGCCAAAGGATGAAATAGAAAAACTATTTTTCAGCGATTTCAATATTTAA
- a CDS encoding sulfatase family protein yields MSNTRPNLVYIFADQWRRQAVGFMKEDPVITPNMDKFAEESLVFDNCISCFPLCSPHRASLLTGKYPLSTGFFTNCKIGCDVRLKEEEICIGDVTKAAGYDTAYIGKWHLDLPEMNLTDNPVSGARNWDAYTEPGPKRHGFDYWYSYGTFDEHLTPHYWMDTPEMIKVNQWSVEHETDMAIDYMKNHDKDKPFTLFLSWNPPHSPYDQVPEKYKRLYEGRDIPLRENFSLEKSVVGVGDPFEGDYVKALENTLNYYAAVSGIDENFGRILEELKRLGLEENTIVILSSDHGDMMVSHGLTSKNIWYEESIGVPFMVRMPNKIKVGRTDALFASPDIMPTLLGFMGLDIPNTVEGMDLSGILTGIKAEEQNSVYICSCPGSKPLLEKYKKLGYSPEQYGWRGVRTKRFTYVVNKGYIPEENKLERYIYDNEKDPYQKSPIMISNIEDNIVAKELEGELKGWLEKLKDPFTI; encoded by the coding sequence GTGAGTAATACAAGACCAAATTTAGTTTATATATTTGCTGACCAATGGAGAAGACAAGCTGTAGGTTTTATGAAGGAAGACCCAGTAATAACACCTAATATGGATAAATTTGCTGAAGAGAGCTTAGTTTTTGATAATTGCATAAGCTGTTTTCCACTATGTTCTCCTCATAGAGCATCCCTTCTTACAGGAAAGTATCCTCTTTCCACAGGATTTTTTACAAACTGTAAAATTGGATGTGATGTAAGGCTTAAGGAAGAGGAAATTTGTATTGGGGATGTTACAAAGGCAGCGGGATATGATACTGCTTATATAGGAAAGTGGCATCTTGACTTGCCAGAGATGAATTTAACAGATAATCCTGTTTCTGGTGCAAGAAATTGGGATGCATACACTGAACCAGGACCTAAGAGACATGGTTTTGACTACTGGTATTCCTATGGAACCTTTGATGAGCACTTAACTCCTCATTATTGGATGGATACTCCTGAAATGATAAAGGTTAATCAGTGGTCAGTAGAGCATGAAACAGATATGGCAATAGATTATATGAAAAATCATGATAAGGATAAGCCCTTCACATTGTTTTTATCTTGGAATCCGCCACATTCGCCTTATGATCAAGTGCCTGAAAAGTATAAAAGGCTCTATGAGGGAAGGGATATTCCTCTAAGAGAAAACTTTTCACTTGAAAAGTCAGTTGTTGGAGTTGGAGATCCTTTTGAAGGGGATTATGTTAAGGCATTAGAAAATACTCTGAATTACTATGCAGCGGTAAGCGGAATAGATGAAAACTTTGGAAGAATTTTAGAGGAACTAAAGAGACTTGGACTTGAAGAGAATACTATTGTAATACTTTCTTCAGATCATGGGGATATGATGGTTTCTCATGGACTTACCTCAAAAAATATATGGTATGAGGAGTCTATTGGAGTACCATTTATGGTTCGTATGCCAAATAAAATAAAAGTTGGAAGAACGGATGCGCTTTTTGCTAGTCCTGATATAATGCCTACACTTTTAGGCTTCATGGGATTAGATATTCCAAATACTGTGGAAGGAATGGATCTGTCAGGAATTTTAACTGGGATAAAAGCTGAAGAACAGAACTCCGTATATATATGTTCTTGCCCAGGCAGTAAACCCCTTCTTGAGAAATATAAAAAATTAGGTTACAGCCCAGAACAATATGGTTGGAGAGGTGTAAGAACCAAGAGATTTACTTATGTTGTAAACAAAGGATACATTCCTGAAGAGAATAAACTTGAAAGATATATATATGACAACGAAAAAGACCCTTATCAAAAGAGTCCAATAATGATTAGCAATATAGAAGATAATATTGTTGCTAAAGAATTGGAAGGAGAGTTAAAAGGTTGGCTAGAAAAGTTGAAAGATCCATTTACGATTTAA
- a CDS encoding sulfatase family protein — MKKPNILLITSDQQHWNTIGAFNSEISTPNLDRLVKEGTTFSRAYCPNPTCTPTRASLITGQYPSQHGAWTLGTKLPESTVTIGDVLLDNNYRTALIGKAHFQPLRGNEEFPSLEAYPLCNDLEFWRNFDEKFYGFEHSELARNHTTEFLVGQHYALWMEEKGCRDWKDYFMAPLGNLAPEAKRRWPIPEEYHYDTWIAERTNAMLEQYKNNDESFFLWSSFLDPHPPYFVPEPWNTMYDPDKLTIPSLVEGEHHNNPPHFKMTQEENPDFSSYMDSGFALHGCHSHLQDKNELKKDIAVYYGMISLMDKYIGKILDKLEELGLAENTIVVFTTDHGHFYGHHGLIAKGPFHYEDMIKVPLIVCYPNKVPAGKISTSMQSLVDIAPTFLDMLNITVPNCMTGIAQSEVWYGDKESVRDHIICENHHDPYSVHLKTYVNERYKLTVYYNRSYGELYDLKADPMEVNNLWDNAKYAALKSELLLKYVWAEMGKEPMWMPRLWQA, encoded by the coding sequence ATGAAAAAGCCAAATATATTACTTATAACTAGCGACCAGCAGCATTGGAATACCATAGGTGCATTCAATAGTGAAATATCAACACCTAATCTTGACAGGCTAGTAAAAGAGGGTACAACCTTTTCTAGAGCTTATTGCCCTAATCCTACTTGTACTCCAACTAGGGCGTCTCTAATAACTGGGCAATATCCAAGTCAGCACGGAGCTTGGACATTGGGTACTAAACTTCCGGAGAGTACTGTAACTATAGGTGATGTGCTGCTTGATAATAATTATAGAACAGCCTTGATTGGAAAGGCACACTTTCAGCCTCTAAGAGGGAATGAGGAGTTTCCATCCTTAGAAGCATACCCACTATGTAATGATTTGGAATTTTGGAGAAACTTTGATGAAAAGTTTTATGGCTTTGAGCACAGTGAGCTTGCGAGAAATCATACAACAGAATTCTTAGTAGGTCAGCATTATGCACTTTGGATGGAAGAAAAGGGTTGTAGGGACTGGAAGGATTACTTTATGGCCCCACTAGGAAATTTAGCTCCAGAGGCAAAGAGAAGATGGCCAATACCAGAGGAATACCACTATGATACATGGATAGCTGAAAGAACTAATGCCATGCTTGAGCAATATAAAAATAATGATGAAAGCTTCTTCTTATGGTCAAGCTTCTTAGACCCACATCCACCATACTTTGTACCAGAACCATGGAATACTATGTATGATCCAGATAAGCTTACTATACCAAGCCTCGTTGAAGGTGAGCATCACAATAATCCACCACATTTTAAAATGACCCAGGAAGAAAATCCAGACTTTTCATCTTATATGGATTCAGGCTTTGCTCTTCATGGCTGCCATTCTCATTTGCAGGATAAAAATGAGCTTAAAAAAGATATAGCTGTCTATTATGGGATGATAAGCTTAATGGATAAATATATTGGAAAGATTTTAGATAAGCTTGAAGAATTAGGCCTTGCAGAGAATACTATTGTTGTATTTACTACGGATCATGGTCATTTTTATGGCCATCATGGGTTAATAGCAAAGGGACCTTTCCACTATGAGGATATGATAAAGGTTCCATTAATAGTTTGTTATCCAAACAAGGTACCAGCTGGAAAAATATCAACTTCAATGCAGTCTTTAGTGGATATAGCACCTACCTTCCTTGATATGCTTAATATTACCGTACCAAATTGCATGACAGGAATTGCTCAAAGTGAAGTATGGTATGGGGATAAGGAAAGTGTAAGAGATCACATAATATGTGAAAACCATCATGATCCATACTCAGTACATTTAAAAACCTATGTTAATGAAAGATATAAGCTTACAGTCTACTACAACAGAAGCTATGGAGAACTTTATGATTTAAAAGCAGATCCAATGGAGGTAAACAATCTATGGGATAATGCAAAGTATGCTGCTTTAAAATCAGAGCTTTTACTAAAGTATGTTTGGGCTGAAATGGGAAAAGAACCTATGTGGATGCCTAGGCTGTGGCAGGCTTAA
- a CDS encoding DUF624 domain-containing protein: protein MDDNKDIRDNLIINISYYIWWFFLGNLYFLLLNIPLVVLILGLGTGILQSPAVWFIALCCIPLGPSLTALMGAMGKLITNKDVSLTKELFKSYKNSFKQSLIIWTIISAILTLLYIDAAFFISTKNPLAYLIYILIVFVLLLGLVSLSIISRFYLKTSQITAIAFSYSFTHFKVTLFNLLTLLVTFYIFYSFTSYSVLFLSSIFCYCIVYNSRSILDDIEKRLQTAE, encoded by the coding sequence ATGGATGATAATAAAGATATAAGAGATAATTTAATAATTAATATTTCATATTATATATGGTGGTTTTTTTTAGGAAACCTTTATTTTTTACTGCTTAATATTCCATTAGTAGTTTTGATATTAGGATTAGGCACGGGAATATTACAATCTCCTGCTGTATGGTTTATAGCTCTTTGCTGCATACCTCTTGGGCCTTCTCTAACAGCTTTAATGGGAGCTATGGGAAAGCTTATAACAAATAAAGATGTAAGTCTTACCAAGGAATTGTTTAAGTCCTATAAAAACAGCTTCAAACAATCATTAATTATTTGGACCATAATTTCAGCTATTCTTACATTATTGTACATAGATGCAGCTTTTTTTATTTCAACTAAAAATCCATTAGCTTATTTAATCTACATATTAATCGTATTTGTGCTGCTTCTTGGATTAGTTTCTCTTTCAATTATCTCTAGGTTTTACCTTAAGACCTCACAAATTACGGCAATTGCCTTTTCTTATTCCTTTACTCATTTTAAGGTTACATTGTTTAATCTACTCACACTACTAGTAACCTTCTATATATTTTATTCCTTCACATCCTACAGCGTTTTATTTTTAAGCAGCATATTTTGCTACTGCATAGTTTATAATAGTCGATCCATATTAGATGACATAGAAAAAAGGCTTCAGACTGCAGAATAA